A section of the Clostridium felsineum DSM 794 genome encodes:
- the rhaA gene encoding L-rhamnose isomerase, whose product MNIKEKYESAKSEYAKWGIDVDKVLEELKKVKISVHCWQGDDVTGFEKNKEALSGGIAATGNYPGKARTPEELRSDLDKALSLIPGKHKVNLHAIYAETNGEVVERDEIKPEHFKNWVEWAKERGLGLDFNPTIFSHPKASDGLTLSNPNKEIRDFWIRHCKASRKIGEYFGKELGQTCLTNIWIPDGYKDIPADRLGPRQRLKDSLDEILKEDIDKKYNLDCVESKVFGLGAEAYTVGSSEFYINYAAKNNILSLLDTGHYHPTEVVSDKISAMLLFDEKVALHVSRPVRWDSDHVIVFDDELKEIAKEIVRNDALDRVIIGLDFFDASINRVAAWTIGTRNMIKALLFAMLMPNKKLKDLQDEGNFTERLALMEEFKTYPMGDIWNYYCEINNVPVKENWLREVKKYEEEVLSKRK is encoded by the coding sequence ATGAATATAAAAGAAAAGTATGAATCAGCTAAAAGTGAATATGCAAAATGGGGAATAGATGTAGACAAAGTATTAGAGGAACTTAAGAAAGTAAAAATATCTGTACATTGCTGGCAAGGTGATGATGTTACAGGTTTTGAAAAAAATAAAGAGGCACTCTCTGGTGGTATTGCAGCAACAGGAAATTACCCAGGAAAAGCAAGAACTCCAGAAGAATTAAGGTCAGATTTAGATAAGGCACTTAGCTTAATTCCAGGAAAACACAAAGTAAATTTACATGCAATATATGCGGAAACTAATGGAGAAGTTGTTGAAAGAGATGAGATAAAACCAGAACACTTTAAAAATTGGGTAGAATGGGCAAAAGAAAGAGGACTTGGACTAGATTTTAATCCAACAATATTTTCTCATCCAAAAGCTTCAGATGGTTTAACACTTTCTAATCCCAATAAAGAAATTAGAGATTTTTGGATAAGACATTGCAAAGCTTCAAGAAAAATTGGAGAGTATTTTGGTAAGGAACTTGGACAAACTTGTTTAACAAATATTTGGATTCCAGATGGTTATAAAGATATTCCAGCAGATAGATTAGGACCAAGACAAAGATTAAAGGATTCTTTAGATGAAATATTAAAGGAAGATATAGATAAGAAATATAATTTGGATTGTGTAGAATCAAAGGTTTTTGGTTTGGGAGCTGAAGCTTATACTGTAGGTTCAAGCGAATTTTATATAAATTATGCAGCTAAAAACAACATATTATCTTTACTTGATACAGGACATTATCATCCAACAGAAGTAGTATCAGATAAAATTTCAGCAATGTTATTATTTGATGAGAAGGTAGCACTTCATGTTAGCAGACCTGTTCGTTGGGATAGTGATCACGTTATAGTCTTTGATGATGAACTTAAAGAAATTGCTAAGGAAATAGTAAGAAATGATGCATTAGATAGGGTTATAATAGGCTTAGATTTCTTTGATGCAAGCATTAATAGAGTGGCAGCTTGGACTATAGGAACAAGGAACATGATAAAAGCATTATTATTTGCTATGTTAATGCCAAATAAAAAGTTAAAAGATCTGCAGGATGAAGGAAACTTCACTGAAAGATTAGCGCTTATGGAAGAATTCAAAACTTACCCAATGGGTGATATATGGAATTACTATTGTGAGATAAACAACGTACCAGTTAAAGAAAACTGGCTAAGAGAAGTAAAAAAATATGAAGAAGAAGTATTATCAAAAAGAAAGTAG
- the rhaD gene encoding rhamnulose-1-phosphate aldolase, whose amino-acid sequence MKVEELDFVKNYIRITQDAWLKGWHERNGGNFSYRITDEEVKELNGLINENSEYTPIGVSVPNLSNEYFLVTGSGKFLRNVILDPEANIGIAKIDEKGENYKIVWGLINEARPTSEFPSHLMSHSVKKEVTDGKNRVILHSHTTNIIALTFVLPLDSKVFTRELWEMATECPVVFPSGVGIVPWMVPGGAAIAKETSNLMKEFDVVIWAHHGTFVSGESLDLAFGLMDTAEKSAEILVKVLSMGGKRQTITANNFRELAKDFKVELPEKFLY is encoded by the coding sequence ATGAAGGTTGAAGAATTAGATTTTGTTAAAAATTATATTAGAATTACTCAAGATGCATGGCTTAAGGGATGGCATGAACGTAATGGTGGAAACTTTTCATATAGAATAACAGATGAAGAAGTAAAAGAGTTAAACGGACTAATCAATGAAAATAGTGAGTATACTCCAATTGGTGTATCTGTTCCTAATCTTAGTAATGAATATTTCTTAGTTACAGGAAGTGGTAAATTTTTAAGAAATGTAATTTTAGATCCAGAAGCAAATATTGGTATAGCTAAAATAGATGAAAAGGGTGAAAATTATAAAATTGTTTGGGGACTTATAAATGAAGCAAGACCAACAAGCGAATTTCCATCACATCTTATGAGCCATTCTGTTAAAAAAGAAGTAACAGATGGAAAAAATAGAGTTATACTTCATTCACATACTACAAATATTATAGCTTTAACTTTTGTATTGCCTTTAGATAGCAAAGTATTTACAAGAGAATTATGGGAAATGGCGACAGAATGTCCAGTTGTATTCCCAAGTGGAGTTGGAATTGTGCCTTGGATGGTACCAGGTGGAGCTGCAATAGCTAAAGAGACAAGCAATTTAATGAAGGAATTTGATGTAGTAATTTGGGCTCATCACGGAACTTTCGTTTCTGGTGAAAGCTTAGATTTAGCTTTTGGACTTATGGATACAGCAGAAAAATCAGCAGAAATTTTAGTAAAAGTTTTATCCATGGGTGGGAAGAGGCAGACAATAACAGCTAACAATTTTAGAGAGCTAGCAAAAGATTTTAAGGTTGAGCTTCCTGAAAAATTCCTTTATTAA